The genomic DNA GTGTGTGTGTCACTTTCACAGTCTCACTCTGTTGTGCAGGTAATATTCCTGGAGAAGCGAGTCACCGAGCTGGAGCAGGACAATACGACCAATGGAGAAACCCACAACCGCCTGAGGCAGGAGAACCTGCAGCTGGTACACAGGTAGGACCCGCAGCATCCCACCCTATTTCCATGTGAGGGGGATATCTGTACTTGGAATGTGCCTGAGCTGGGCTCAGTATAGTGCGAATTGGTGGGTTTCTTGTGCTCAGTCAGACCCTTGGatattgattttatttttttttaaaccaaaagcATACTGCATGTTGGCCGCAGTGATTCAGTGTGTTCCAAGTTATGTTTTTATAGTTTAAAAATGTCACTTTGGAGGGGGAACTGATGGGATTTGCCTGTTTTTAAaatttcatttgtgggatgtgggcatcgctggctcggcaagcatttattgtccatccctaattgcccctgagaaggtggtggtgagctgttgcagtccatgtggggttggtacacccaccgtgatgttaagaagggagttccaggattttgacccaattcaGTTAAAAAGATCCAGTCACAATTTGACTGAGCAGTAGTACTGCATTAGTTGAAGTGCCTCTTAACTCCCCAGTTTACGCCTGATGTCCAGGACTGATGGACACAGCTGGGTTTATTAACTGGAAATAAAGCAGTTCTATTTATTATAACATCTTCATGACCTCAAACCCTCAAAATGCTTCATATCCAAAAATGTTTGAGGCATAGTCACTGTCCTGTAGACAAGCACAGCGAAAACTTGCACGCAAGATCCCCTGAACAGCAAATGCGATGAATGATCTGTTCTTCAGTCTCCTTCCCTGGTAACTTACTCCAGCCCTTATGCTTTGATTAGTTCAAGTAGTGTGTGAAACAGTGATCTCTCTCTTTGGTACATCTCTGGCACATTGATTATCAGTTCATACAAGACTCACTGATGGTCGATACTGAAAATAGGTGTCTGTGCTACAGAAGAAGAGACCCAGTTGTTGTCAGTATGAAGGCAGTGCTGGTGCTTATTCTCCCCTTGTCCCTCTGAACAGGGCAAATGCACTGGAAGAACAGCTCAAGGAGCAGGAGACCAGGTCCGAGCAGATGTTACTGGAGGAAATGAAGAAACAGAAAGAGGCTCTGAGCAAAGTAGAACGAGAGCAGGTCATTGAGATTGAAAATCTGCATACCAGGTAATTGTGTGACCGTCATAAAGCACATGTACCTGCAGTAATCCCCACGGCCAAATCTCAGCAGAGAAAGGGTAACTTAACACCTGGCAGTGAGTCAAGGATAGGAGCAGCCTAGTCTTCAATATGAGTTCTGAACTGATTATCATTGGTCAGTGACACCAACCATTGTTTTCTGTCTGGAAAGTTAAGTTCACATGACCTCCAAGATGTTCAAACTGGGGCACTTGCCAATGGTGATTGGTGTTGAAGGTCAGGGGGAGGTGGTTGAGCTTTTTCTTTagaaatggccattgcctggcatgaatgttaccAGCCACTTGTCattccaagtctggatgttgtctgaGTTATGTCGATAGATTGCCTGGGCTAAGGATGCTGCCATGAGAatctcctccagtgatgtcctagcAAAAGAATGGATAGAGTAGGATAATAAAGCCACTGATGCGGGGAGGAACTGAGCCTTCACCAGCCTGACTTGCTGGAAACTGGAGTTCCACCAATAACACAGGGCAGTTTCAAAGGTAACAAGATAGCTCATAAGTTTTGCAGGTATGATGTGCCAGTAACTGTGGAAGGTTTGGGAAATATCCAGGGCACTGACACCTGAAGCACATTAACTACTGAATAGGCTGGGCTGCAGTCAACACAATCAACAGAAGTCTCGACTCATCAATACCAAAGACAAATGCCTGCCTGCTTTGCTTTAAAAAGCCATTGTCTTATTTTGTCTTGAGTGGTTTGAAGAagttttgatttagatttagagatacagcactgaaacaggcccttcggcccactgagtctgtgccgaccattaaccacccatttatactaatcctacactaatcccatattcctaccacatcctcacctgtccctatatttccctaccacctacctatactaggggcaatttataatggccaacttacctatcaacctgcatgtcttttggctgtgggaggaaaccggagcacccggaggaaacccacgcagacacagggagaacttgcaaactccacacaggcagtacccagaattgaacccgggtcgctggagctgtgaggctgcggtgctaaccactgcgccactgtgccgcccctgcgcctGGTTTCTAACTGATCATGGATGTAGGTCACAACCATGCCCATTTTGTGGGTTTGTGTGGAGTCCAGTGCCAAGAGAGCTTGGAAATTAAATGGTCTCCTTCAAATCAAAATAACCACATGATCCATCCAGCCAATGTCTTTTTACATAATCACATGAGATGAAATTTATTCCTGTGATAAGTCTTCTGTTTTTGAATCATTGGCTTTAACTTTTTGCCGTTGACTGTGGAAGCCAGCATCATTGGTGCTAGTTTGTGGCCAGCTGTTAGTTCTCCCCCTGTTTTTCCACTACGTAGAAGCTTTTTGGGACTTACCTATGTTGCGTGCTGAGAGGTGTGGATTAGTCTTCGGAATCACATGGTAGTTAAGTATGCTGGTGATATCCTATCATTTGACCGTCTCAGACATTGGGTTTGATTTGCCATTATTAAGGTCAAACTGTAAACTCGAGCTGGATTTCCTGTTTCTTTCACAATTGAGTTTCACCTCCTGTTGTGGTTCTTTTCATGTTTAACTGGTGGGTGATTGCTGAGATTGATTTCTGTTCCTTTAGTGAGTCCTCAATAGTTGGCTAAAGCTTGCTACCTGATCAGTAAGGTCGTTACTCGGCACCgtaatagtttgtacagcatgaaGACAGTTGCAGGATGTGCAGTCTTTGGCAATGAAACAAGAGTGTTACATTTGATTATCTGTCTGCACACAGGCTACATCAGCTGGATGAGGAGAATGGAGAATTGCGAGCCTGCATTCCCTGCCTTCGGGCTAATGTCGAGAGACTGGAGGAGGTACGTTCACATTTTCCTTGGACACCATTTTGAATGCGAGTCTACATGATTTCCATCCACTGTCAACATCACTCACTTTCTATTGTGATGTAGCAAGTCCCAACTATTCTGTCTCCTTTTATCAACCCATATCTCTATTTAAGAATAGAATTTGCTCTCttgcccctttttttttcttcCGCCATGTGCTTTCTTGTTGACGGGTCCCCATATGGTAGTCCCAGCATTTACACTTTTACAGGGAGCTACTCACCTTTCCAGTGTTTACTGTTTCAGGAGAAGCAGAAGCTGTTGGATGAAGTTGATGAACTGACGCAGAAACTGCAGGAAGAGCAGGAGAACAACCAGAAACTGTCTGATAAACTCTTACACAAGCAATACCAGTTTCAGAAAGAAAAGGAAGCTACTCAAGAGGTGAGACATCTTCTATCTTCTCTTCTGCCCCCCACACCCCAGCTCAAAGGAGTAGAGATCTGTCCCTTTGCGAAATGCACTAGTTAcggtcaggtgagaaaggggtcgccTTTTGCCCCTTCTTTGTCCACAACAGGatttatccttttttttttaaacagtgattgaacttatctccatgagcgcttgctcctgttccacTAATATGACTGGTTCTTTGGCAATCAggctggttttcttgagtttaaacaggaaagaataaacttacatcttaacactctaaactggttaaaattactaaaatacgctacgcaTTCACACATGCATTTACGCAAAcgttcacacgagagtcacacacaaatagattacagagggaaaacggctttggtggttggagtagagtctggaataaatggaatttaaatacagtttcagtcccagagtcctcaggtgaaattgtagtcttgaagtcctcgctgggccacgtacaCAGTGGTGGCTCACTTTTCTCCAGGCTTCAGAAGGCAGAAGCGGggtttgatccttgtcccctagttgctggctgtgacggtctgaagggagacagagagagctgcTTTGTTGTTTGCTTTTCCAGTTACTACTTTCTGCTTTATGTCTGACAAAGCTTAGTCTCCTCCCTAGACCTTgcacagcagtcacatgacatgacATTACCAAACCTCTTGTGGTGTTGATGAGGTCCTTCTGGAATCTTCTGAGATTCAAGGCTCGACCCCCTCAAGCTGTCAtgtcacacttggtgggggttggctctttcaaagtcaatgggtgtcgatggccccTGATGACTGTGTTGATgaggccatttcaggtaatttgatcagggagcaccccattgttctggctggaTTGAGTCAGTCgtgttgtctccagtctaatccttttgGTGTTGCAAATATAAATTGCattggtcatcttggctgccagtttacttttttttttaaagttatttgtaagaatttccagtaaactctccaggcaaggttccaaccaaataaaattaatatttcccatttggaatgtagggttttcatgacactcCTTCAGTGAAAAAGGAGTTTCAGCTTCCGAATAGTTCCTGGGTTGTGTTTGGAATACTTCCTTGTTGCTCTGTGATTGGCAACAGAATCCTGCCACCCCTACCTGGCCTAGCCTAACTGTAGTTGACTCTCTCCTCTCTAGCTCATTGAGGACCTGCGGAAGCAATTGGAACAGCTGCAActcttcaaactggaagcagaGAGGTTGCGTGGGCGCTCGAGCAGCATTGGGCTGCTCGAATACAACAGCCGTAATAGAGAGACGGAGCTGGAGCAAGAGATTAAACGGCTCAAACAGGTACAAGTGATTAGGATTCTGTCACCCAACCCTCCCTGCAGCGAGGCTGAGGCGCTCGTGTTCATGACAGTGTGACAATCAGTATATAATACTTTGCCTCTTGCTTTATCTAGGATAACCAAAATCTGAAGGAGCAAAATGATGATCTGAATGGACAGATCATTAACCTGAGTATCCAGGGAGCGAAGAGCCTATTCACCACATCTATCACAGAATCACTGGCTGCAGAAATCAGCTCTGTTTCTAGGGATGAAGTAAGTTGCACAGTTTGGACTTGCCTTCGCTctttttggggggtggtgggggaggaatcTGTTGGTCTTTGCGTGCAACGATTTACTGGCACACGTTTGGTCAGTGATGTCCACAAAGCAAGTGGCATTGCCAGAGGCCTGACCGAGAGGAAGGGAATGGTCAGTGGGGTCAAGGAGCAAGGCAgtggtgtgtgtggaatgtgtacgCCTGGTGTTGTCTCCAGGTGATGTTTAAATGTACTTTAACTGCCTCTGCCATTTTTCTGTCTTTTTGCAGCTTATGGATGCTGTTCAGAAACAGGAAGAGATCAACTACAGGCTGCAGGATTACATTGACCGAATCGTCGTGGCAATCATGGAGACCAACCCTGCAATTCTCGAGATCAAACACACCGAGGCACATTCCTAGCCTCTCTCAGGACCAGTGTACAAACCGTAGCTCTTCTGTCATTTGTGTGTAAATTATGAGGCAACTTCCTTGCAGCAATCTTTGTCCTAACTCTGAACCATGAACCTGT from Heterodontus francisci isolate sHetFra1 chromosome 24, sHetFra1.hap1, whole genome shotgun sequence includes the following:
- the rab11fip3 gene encoding rab11 family-interacting protein 3 isoform X2; amino-acid sequence: MFDLAGEGVIRLEDFCEIASSYGAEQVKELTKYLDPAGLGVIAFEDFCHGIAAIKNNGDSDSQNYDAGFGNEDDVLPCTDEFEDFTCFETNEVTDSAYMGSESTYSECETFTDEDTGTLVHHGTHDELETDSAIDGTLNSEFTDTLEDPENSVLFNGKMKTHQHNFSMSSNISLLSTEEHFEDYGESNEIDFASSSLCQDGSTTINSHFNHSLLLSPSPIMRLGSKKAARHLQQNSASSSDNMQNLSKNALGLIPSDLTDQVIFLEKRVTELEQDNTTNGETHNRLRQENLQLVHRANALEEQLKEQETRSEQMLLEEMKKQKEALSKVEREQVIEIENLHTRLHQLDEENGELRACIPCLRANVERLEEEKQKLLDEVDELTQKLQEEQENNQKLSDKLLHKQYQFQKEKEATQELIEDLRKQLEQLQLFKLEAERLRGRSSSIGLLEYNSRNRETELEQEIKRLKQDNQNLKEQNDDLNGQIINLSIQGAKSLFTTSITESLAAEISSVSRDELMDAVQKQEEINYRLQDYIDRIVVAIMETNPAILEIKHTEAHS
- the rab11fip3 gene encoding rab11 family-interacting protein 3 isoform X4, with protein sequence MGSESTYSECETFTDEDTGTLVHHGTHDELETDSAIDGTLNSEFTDTLEDPENSVLFNGKMKTHQHNFSMSSNISLLSTEEHFEDYGESNEIDFASSSLCQDGSTTINSHFNHSLLLSPSDHFTSTLQSVIGEEMLEFYCTQCHKQINRLEDLSARISTLEMNSPIMRLGSKKAARHLQQNSASSSDNMQNLSKNALGLIPSDLTDQVIFLEKRVTELEQDNTTNGETHNRLRQENLQLVHRANALEEQLKEQETRSEQMLLEEMKKQKEALSKVEREQVIEIENLHTRLHQLDEENGELRACIPCLRANVERLEEEKQKLLDEVDELTQKLQEEQENNQKLSDKLLHKQYQFQKEKEATQELIEDLRKQLEQLQLFKLEAERLRGRSSSIGLLEYNSRNRETELEQEIKRLKQDNQNLKEQNDDLNGQIINLSIQGAKSLFTTSITESLAAEISSVSRDELMDAVQKQEEINYRLQDYIDRIVVAIMETNPAILEIKHTEAHS